In Oleiharenicola lentus, the following are encoded in one genomic region:
- a CDS encoding VCBS repeat-containing protein, whose product MASLCPNPLIRPILHLATALLVAGVAWAENPSGLESAPFAPRSAVAGMTRFTTLPAEQTGLNAINAYDDPEMWGRRYREFSLGAIGTGVAIADYDGDGRPDVALTIKTGGTRLYRNLGGLHFEDMTDRAGLAGSGGVWSQGVAFADVNNDGRPDLYVCRFNAPNLLFINRGDGTFSEEAAARGLALSDASGMAAFHDYDRDGWMDVYVQTNLLDGERRPNGQRDRLYRNNRDGTFTDVTDRAGLRGDTQGHSATWWDFDEDGWPDLYVANDFKDPDQLYRNNRDGTFTDILDRSVPHTPHSSMGADLGDLDGDGHFDLLVADMACTSRLKDHRGQAKIRAGLAEDEKNPAVAPQFMRNALLLGTGAGRALEAAFLAGLDATDWTWSVRLEDLDNDGRLDAFFTNGMVRELHGHDIIQRMMGRESMGERMRIMQATPVLAEANLVFRNLGDLRFEESGRAWGLDHPGVSFGAATGDLDGDGDLDLVFANMDGAPTVCRNDTSTGNAVTVALRGTRANRFGVGATVRIETASGRQVRTLVLARGYLSASEPVLHFGLGAEAEVKRLSVEWPGGVRQVFEHLQANRRYTITEPAEAEPTRPETTPLPFFTETGARLEPVIESREKPFNEWSREPLLPWRLNRTGPSVLAADLDGDRQPDLVIGGVSGQAGKLLTNLGDGQFMAYGANLFPDATLPDGPMLAFDADQDGDMDLLLTKTGTAAPADSAAYEPRLFFNNGRGRFAAASGLLPSLPVSAGAAAAADFERQGRVGIFIGGRSVPGAYAQVPRSALLAWRDGRYADVTAEVAPGLERIGLVTAALWSDVDADGWLDLLVACEWGRVACFRNREGRGFEDVTEKLGFAAAGTGWWRSLAAADFNGDGRPDFAAGNTGLNTRYRASAAEPALLYAGVSVGGTAPQLIEAEWREGRLYPLRDRDTLAKLLPAALRPFPTAVAYAKAALTDVFPADALAAAAKLAATELRNGLFLSQPDGTWKFTPLPRLAQIAPMTALHAGDLDGDGHADLLAAGNSFAPTPETGRFDGGLGWLLRGDGRGGFTPVPAAESGFVVPGEACALVASDLDGDGRIEFLVTQNNGRALIFRRSVRRPTAP is encoded by the coding sequence ATGGCTTCCCTCTGCCCCAATCCCCTTATCCGGCCGATCCTCCATCTGGCCACGGCCTTGCTCGTGGCCGGGGTGGCGTGGGCGGAAAACCCATCCGGGCTGGAATCGGCTCCCTTCGCACCGCGCTCGGCGGTAGCCGGGATGACCCGTTTCACCACCCTGCCCGCCGAGCAGACCGGGTTGAATGCCATCAACGCCTACGATGACCCCGAGATGTGGGGCCGCCGCTACCGTGAGTTTTCGCTCGGCGCCATCGGCACGGGTGTGGCCATCGCGGACTACGACGGCGACGGTCGGCCCGACGTGGCCCTGACGATCAAGACCGGCGGCACGCGGCTCTATCGCAATCTCGGCGGATTGCACTTCGAGGACATGACTGATCGCGCCGGCCTCGCCGGCTCCGGCGGCGTCTGGTCGCAGGGCGTGGCCTTTGCCGACGTGAACAACGACGGCCGGCCCGATCTCTACGTCTGCCGCTTCAACGCCCCGAATCTGCTCTTCATCAACCGCGGCGACGGCACCTTCAGCGAGGAGGCCGCCGCGCGCGGGCTCGCGCTCAGCGACGCGAGCGGCATGGCGGCGTTCCACGACTATGACCGCGATGGCTGGATGGATGTTTATGTGCAGACGAACCTGCTCGACGGCGAGCGCCGGCCCAACGGCCAGCGCGACCGGCTCTATCGCAACAATCGAGACGGCACCTTCACGGACGTGACCGACCGCGCCGGCCTCCGCGGCGACACGCAGGGCCACTCGGCGACCTGGTGGGATTTCGACGAGGACGGCTGGCCCGATCTCTACGTCGCCAACGATTTCAAGGACCCCGACCAGCTCTACCGCAACAACCGCGACGGCACGTTCACCGACATCCTCGACCGTTCCGTCCCGCACACGCCGCATTCCTCGATGGGCGCGGACCTCGGTGACCTCGACGGCGACGGCCACTTCGACCTGCTGGTCGCCGACATGGCCTGCACCTCGCGCCTGAAGGACCACCGCGGCCAGGCCAAGATCCGCGCCGGCCTCGCCGAGGATGAGAAAAATCCCGCGGTCGCCCCGCAGTTCATGCGCAACGCCCTGCTGCTCGGCACTGGTGCCGGTCGCGCGCTCGAAGCGGCGTTTCTCGCGGGACTCGACGCGACCGACTGGACCTGGTCCGTGCGGCTGGAGGATCTGGACAACGATGGCCGCCTCGACGCGTTCTTCACCAACGGCATGGTGCGCGAGCTCCACGGGCACGACATCATCCAGCGCATGATGGGACGCGAGAGCATGGGCGAGCGCATGCGCATCATGCAGGCGACGCCGGTGCTGGCCGAGGCCAACCTCGTCTTCCGCAACCTCGGCGACCTGCGCTTCGAGGAAAGCGGCCGGGCCTGGGGTCTGGATCACCCCGGGGTTTCGTTCGGTGCGGCCACCGGCGATCTCGACGGCGACGGCGACCTTGACCTCGTGTTTGCGAACATGGACGGCGCGCCGACGGTCTGCCGCAACGACACGAGCACGGGCAACGCCGTCACGGTCGCGCTGCGTGGCACTCGCGCCAACCGTTTCGGCGTCGGCGCGACGGTGCGCATTGAAACCGCGTCAGGCCGGCAGGTGCGCACGCTCGTGCTGGCGCGCGGGTATCTCTCCGCAAGCGAGCCGGTACTGCACTTCGGTCTCGGCGCCGAGGCCGAGGTGAAACGGCTCTCGGTCGAGTGGCCGGGCGGCGTGCGGCAGGTTTTCGAGCATTTGCAGGCCAACCGGCGCTACACGATCACCGAGCCCGCCGAGGCCGAGCCCACGCGCCCGGAGACCACACCGTTGCCGTTCTTCACGGAGACGGGAGCGCGTTTGGAACCGGTCATTGAGAGCCGTGAGAAACCTTTCAACGAATGGAGTCGCGAGCCTCTGCTGCCGTGGCGGCTCAACCGCACCGGCCCCAGTGTGCTCGCGGCGGACCTCGACGGGGACCGGCAGCCCGACCTGGTGATCGGCGGGGTCAGTGGCCAGGCCGGCAAGTTGCTCACGAATCTCGGGGACGGCCAGTTCATGGCATACGGAGCCAACCTCTTCCCCGACGCCACGCTGCCGGACGGACCGATGCTCGCGTTCGACGCCGACCAGGATGGCGACATGGACCTGCTGCTGACGAAGACCGGCACGGCGGCGCCGGCGGACAGCGCGGCCTACGAGCCCCGCCTGTTTTTCAACAACGGGCGCGGGCGGTTCGCCGCGGCGTCCGGTTTGCTGCCCTCGCTGCCGGTGAGCGCCGGAGCCGCGGCGGCGGCGGATTTCGAGCGCCAGGGGCGCGTCGGCATTTTCATCGGCGGTCGCTCCGTGCCCGGAGCCTACGCACAAGTGCCGCGCAGCGCGTTGCTCGCGTGGCGCGACGGCCGCTATGCCGACGTGACGGCGGAGGTGGCTCCGGGGTTGGAGCGCATCGGTCTCGTCACCGCGGCGCTGTGGAGTGACGTCGATGCCGACGGCTGGCTGGACCTGCTCGTGGCTTGCGAGTGGGGCCGCGTGGCGTGCTTCCGCAACCGCGAAGGCCGGGGTTTTGAGGACGTGACGGAGAAACTTGGCTTCGCCGCCGCCGGCACCGGCTGGTGGCGCTCGCTCGCGGCGGCGGATTTCAACGGCGACGGCCGCCCCGATTTCGCCGCCGGCAACACCGGGCTCAACACCCGCTACCGCGCCTCCGCCGCCGAGCCGGCTCTGCTTTATGCCGGTGTGAGCGTGGGCGGCACCGCGCCGCAGCTCATTGAGGCCGAGTGGCGCGAGGGAAGACTCTACCCGCTGCGCGACCGTGACACGCTCGCGAAGCTCCTGCCCGCTGCGTTGCGCCCGTTCCCGACGGCGGTCGCCTACGCCAAGGCGGCGCTGACCGACGTGTTTCCGGCCGACGCGCTCGCCGCGGCGGCGAAGCTGGCCGCGACCGAGCTGCGCAACGGCCTGTTTCTCTCACAGCCCGACGGCACGTGGAAATTCACACCGCTGCCGCGCCTCGCGCAGATCGCGCCGATGACCGCGTTGCACGCCGGGGACCTCGACGGCGACGGTCACGCCGACCTGCTGGCCGCGGGCAACTCGTTCGCGCCTACGCCCGAAACCGGCCGTTTCGACGGCGGCCTTGGTTGGTTGCTGCGGGGCGACGGTCGCGGCGGTTTCACGCCCGTGCCGGCGGCCGAGAGCGGTTTCGTGGTGCCCGGCGAAGCCTGCGCGCTGGTCGCGAGCGATCTCGACGGCGACGGCCGGATTGAATTTCTTGTCACCCAGAACAACGGACGCGCGCTCATCTTCCGCCGCAGTGTTCGCCGCCCCACCGCTCCATGA
- a CDS encoding tetratricopeptide repeat protein, with amino-acid sequence MRSPLLIASALLLTAAGGLVWSRQSESRQWARARPALPATVGDSAPGLDARLAACAARFASWPADRVALAEFAQLCQANGRLAEAMQAYEALLLVDPDEARWPHLLASLLTGYGRHADALPLLERAATLAPNQPIVWLRLGEVRLKSNRPDEAVAAFTTVLKLKPGDPHALFGLARCDLQSGRLTAARSRLQEAVAADPALPGAQSLLATVWERLGNPAAAEAARRRVSGDGRYTEAPDPWAVDLAAHGHDPYALLVAASALSSDGQPRSALPLLARALTLAPQDARLHRQLGNTHVRLGDLSFARAPLERALTLAPGDEKIRTDLLNLLRELKDSPAAEQVVLDGLTACPDSNAFRFEAGLIAARAGRNEEAIARFTEVWTRESGLTAAPCELAATYFAAGREAEGAAVLEKLAAQHPDDAGVLTLLVRRGISTRDPRTGDWLRRAQTASRPPPLLAELRQAYFARFGVMP; translated from the coding sequence TTGCGCTCACCGCTGCTCATTGCCTCCGCCTTGCTGCTAACCGCAGCCGGCGGACTGGTTTGGTCGCGCCAATCCGAATCCCGCCAATGGGCCCGTGCGCGGCCGGCGTTGCCCGCGACGGTAGGCGACAGCGCCCCGGGGCTCGATGCGCGTCTCGCCGCGTGTGCGGCCCGTTTTGCGTCTTGGCCCGCTGACCGGGTGGCACTCGCGGAGTTCGCCCAGCTCTGTCAGGCCAACGGACGGCTCGCCGAGGCCATGCAAGCCTACGAGGCCCTGCTGCTCGTCGACCCGGACGAAGCCCGCTGGCCACACCTGCTCGCGAGTTTGCTCACCGGCTACGGTCGCCACGCCGATGCGCTTCCCTTGCTCGAAAGGGCGGCCACTCTCGCACCCAACCAGCCGATTGTCTGGCTACGCCTCGGCGAGGTGCGCTTGAAAAGCAACCGGCCCGACGAAGCCGTCGCCGCCTTCACCACCGTGCTGAAGTTGAAACCCGGCGACCCGCATGCGCTCTTCGGCCTCGCCCGCTGCGACCTGCAGAGCGGACGCCTCACCGCCGCACGCAGCCGCCTGCAGGAAGCCGTCGCGGCCGACCCGGCCCTACCCGGCGCGCAATCCCTGCTCGCCACCGTTTGGGAGCGCCTCGGCAATCCGGCCGCCGCCGAGGCCGCGCGCCGGCGCGTGAGCGGCGACGGCCGCTACACCGAGGCGCCCGATCCGTGGGCGGTGGATCTCGCCGCCCACGGCCACGATCCCTACGCGCTCCTGGTCGCAGCCTCTGCGCTTTCCTCGGACGGACAGCCTCGCTCCGCGCTGCCGCTGCTCGCGCGCGCCCTCACCCTCGCCCCGCAGGACGCGCGGCTGCACCGCCAGTTGGGCAACACCCACGTTCGCCTCGGCGACCTGTCATTCGCCCGTGCCCCGCTCGAACGCGCCCTCACGCTGGCCCCCGGCGACGAAAAAATCCGCACCGATCTCCTGAACCTGCTCAGGGAATTGAAGGACAGCCCCGCCGCCGAGCAGGTGGTGCTCGATGGGCTCACCGCCTGCCCGGACAGCAACGCATTCCGCTTCGAGGCCGGCCTGATCGCCGCGCGGGCCGGGCGCAACGAGGAGGCCATCGCACGCTTCACCGAGGTGTGGACCCGCGAATCCGGCCTCACCGCCGCCCCCTGCGAGCTCGCCGCCACCTACTTCGCCGCCGGGCGCGAAGCCGAGGGTGCTGCCGTGTTGGAAAAACTCGCCGCGCAACATCCGGACGACGCCGGCGTGCTCACGCTCCTCGTTCGACGTGGCATCTCAACGCGCGACCCGCGCACCGGCGACTGGCTGCGCCGCGCCCAGACTGCCAGCCGACCGCCCCCGCTGCTCGCCGAGCTGCGCCAGGCCTACTTCGCCCGCTTCGGCGTGATGCCATGA
- a CDS encoding LacI family DNA-binding transcriptional regulator: MNLPPANPSAPPARRPTLKDVARETGYHITTISLALRGHASIPTETRQRIEEVAQRMGYQRNPVFYALSRFRQEGRVRAPAPRIAYLENYGAGSGNSRPPYQQSIYEGARRQAELLGYQLEVLAVGEDDHDARSLSHHLRDNHITGVVIGSFQPGFAEIALNWADYAVCKIHSRHTEPNATVVANDQLREVRMAFRRLAALGYRRIGLAVGRADEDASGHRHTAGYLMEQAAVPADRQIPPLIFPYNTDAGMLGGMITRWVRRHQIDAVICNWTSVREIIEAAGLHVPQDVACACLCLCDAAPEGLAGVRPHLHLVGERAVSIVVTQLKSGQPGLPEVPSSIYVQSTWQDGPSAPPRN; the protein is encoded by the coding sequence ATGAACCTGCCCCCGGCCAATCCTTCCGCCCCGCCCGCCCGCCGGCCCACGCTCAAGGACGTGGCCCGCGAGACCGGCTACCACATCACCACGATCTCGCTCGCCCTGCGCGGCCACGCGAGCATCCCGACGGAAACACGCCAGCGCATCGAGGAGGTCGCGCAGCGCATGGGCTACCAGCGCAACCCGGTTTTTTACGCGCTCAGCCGTTTCCGCCAGGAAGGGCGCGTGCGTGCGCCCGCCCCGCGCATCGCCTACCTCGAGAACTACGGCGCCGGCTCCGGCAACTCGCGTCCGCCCTACCAACAGTCCATCTACGAGGGCGCCCGCCGCCAGGCCGAGTTGCTCGGCTACCAGCTCGAGGTGCTCGCCGTCGGCGAGGACGACCACGACGCACGCAGTCTCAGCCACCACCTGCGCGACAACCACATCACCGGCGTCGTGATCGGCAGCTTCCAGCCCGGTTTCGCCGAGATCGCGCTGAACTGGGCCGACTATGCCGTCTGCAAGATCCATTCCCGCCACACCGAGCCCAACGCCACGGTCGTCGCCAACGACCAGCTGCGCGAGGTGCGCATGGCGTTCCGCCGCCTCGCCGCGCTCGGCTACCGCCGCATCGGCCTCGCCGTGGGCCGCGCCGACGAGGACGCCAGCGGCCACCGCCACACCGCGGGTTACCTGATGGAGCAGGCGGCCGTGCCCGCCGACCGGCAGATCCCGCCGCTCATCTTCCCCTACAACACCGATGCCGGCATGCTCGGCGGCATGATCACCCGCTGGGTGCGCCGCCACCAGATCGATGCCGTCATATGCAACTGGACGAGCGTGCGCGAGATCATCGAGGCCGCCGGCCTGCATGTGCCGCAGGATGTCGCCTGCGCCTGTCTCTGCCTCTGCGACGCCGCGCCGGAGGGATTGGCCGGCGTCCGCCCGCACCTGCACCTCGTCGGCGAGCGCGCCGTGTCCATCGTGGTCACGCAGCTCAAGTCCGGTCAGCCCGGCCTGCCCGAAGTCCCTTCCTCCATCTATGTCCAAAGCACCTGGCAAGACGGCCCGTCGGCGCCGCCCCGCAACTGA